The following proteins are encoded in a genomic region of Fibrobacter sp. UWH6:
- a CDS encoding 8-amino-7-oxononanoate synthase — MSILNDFTDDVLQGMQEAHTYRTMRLLESPEASHVQIAAGAQNASDTVKSTLLLASNSYLDLCNEPSLKKAAADAVLKWGTGSGGARLTTGNKTPHEELESALADFKGEEAAITFGTGYMANVGVISALCSKQVYERQDENGIPSKIISECIVFSDELNHASIIDGIRLSKAKCIVYKHNDMADLQRVISEARAAQPYEKVATRLLIVTDAVFSMDGDLANLPKLQKIAKENNCLLMIDEAHATGVIGKTGRGLAEHFNDMGIPCEHADVTVGTLSKAIGCEGGFVVGKQKLIDFLRNKARSFIFTTAMSPAMAQAAANNLKFIENHPERVLQLQENVKIFWDALQKAGAIPDSNQSAIAPQSAIIPIIIGDEAAALRASAELLEKGILIPAIRYPTVAKGQARLRASLMATHTKEELQDAATAIAAVLTRPH; from the coding sequence ATGTCAATTCTTAACGATTTTACAGATGATGTTTTGCAGGGTATGCAAGAGGCTCACACCTACCGAACCATGCGACTTTTAGAAAGTCCCGAAGCCAGTCACGTTCAAATTGCTGCAGGCGCGCAAAACGCGTCCGATACAGTAAAGAGCACTCTTCTTCTCGCCTCCAATTCCTATCTGGATTTATGCAACGAGCCTTCTCTTAAGAAGGCCGCAGCCGACGCCGTTTTGAAATGGGGCACAGGTAGCGGCGGCGCACGCCTTACCACAGGAAACAAGACTCCCCACGAAGAACTGGAAAGCGCCCTGGCCGACTTTAAGGGCGAAGAAGCAGCCATTACGTTTGGCACCGGCTACATGGCAAATGTCGGAGTAATCTCGGCACTATGCAGCAAACAGGTTTATGAACGTCAAGACGAAAACGGCATCCCGTCAAAAATAATCAGCGAATGTATCGTCTTTAGTGACGAACTGAATCACGCCAGCATCATCGATGGCATCCGACTTTCAAAAGCCAAATGTATTGTCTATAAGCACAATGACATGGCAGACCTACAACGAGTCATTAGCGAAGCCCGCGCAGCACAGCCCTACGAAAAAGTAGCAACCCGCCTCCTCATCGTAACCGACGCTGTTTTCAGCATGGATGGCGATTTAGCAAATCTTCCGAAATTGCAAAAAATCGCAAAAGAAAACAATTGCCTCCTGATGATCGACGAAGCCCATGCCACAGGTGTTATCGGAAAAACAGGCCGCGGCCTTGCAGAACATTTTAACGACATGGGCATCCCCTGCGAGCACGCCGATGTTACCGTAGGCACCTTGAGCAAAGCCATTGGATGCGAAGGCGGTTTCGTTGTGGGCAAGCAGAAACTCATAGACTTTTTACGCAACAAGGCTCGCAGTTTTATTTTCACCACTGCCATGTCCCCAGCCATGGCACAAGCCGCCGCAAACAATCTGAAGTTCATCGAAAACCATCCGGAACGCGTTTTGCAACTTCAAGAAAATGTGAAAATTTTCTGGGACGCTCTTCAGAAGGCCGGAGCGATTCCCGACAGCAACCAATCTGCAATCGCCCCGCAATCCGCCATCATCCCCATTATCATTGGTGACGAAGCCGCAGCCCTCCGCGCCTCCGCAGAACTTCTGGAAAAGGGAATCTTGATTCCCGCCATCCGCTACCCCACCGTAGCCAAGGGCCAGGCTCGTTTGCGCGCCAGCCTCATGGCCACTCACACGAAAGAAGAATTACAAGACGCAGCAACGGCAATCGCTGCAGTCCTAACCCGCCCCCACTAA
- a CDS encoding TetR/AcrR family transcriptional regulator, whose translation MKENSRVLKTKKVLKGAVVDLLKEGDASLINVCSICERAKVNRTTFYNHYQDKDSLLEEMVLDTVDASCDFMKAFLEKNNPGLAMTRMLQYYRDNDGFFLTLMKTDYGGTFVKLMIETIWKQNCHWYKEKGAALNDYVYYRIVFKVSGIIYMIIHWLEEGAKISLPTMSSYIISFIAGKPTKQYPSVDLKKKS comes from the coding sequence ATGAAAGAAAATTCACGGGTTCTAAAGACGAAGAAAGTCCTGAAAGGAGCGGTTGTCGACTTGCTTAAGGAAGGTGATGCTTCCTTGATCAACGTCTGCTCTATTTGTGAGAGGGCAAAAGTTAACCGCACGACTTTTTATAATCACTATCAGGATAAAGATTCTCTGCTTGAAGAAATGGTGCTTGACACGGTTGACGCCTCCTGTGATTTTATGAAGGCCTTTTTAGAAAAGAACAATCCTGGCCTCGCCATGACGCGCATGCTTCAATACTATCGCGACAATGACGGATTTTTCTTAACCTTGATGAAGACGGATTATGGCGGTACTTTTGTAAAGCTGATGATTGAAACTATCTGGAAGCAGAACTGTCACTGGTATAAGGAAAAAGGGGCTGCCTTGAATGACTACGTTTATTATCGCATTGTGTTCAAGGTGTCGGGAATTATTTACATGATTATTCACTGGCTTGAAGAAGGTGCGAAAATATCTCTTCCCACGATGTCCAGTTATATAATTAGTTTCATTGCCGGAAAACCAACAAAGCAATACCCAAGTGTTGATTTAAAGAAAAAAAGTTGA
- the fabF gene encoding beta-ketoacyl-ACP synthase II, producing MEKRRVVITGMGAVSPLGHNVGELWNAIKNCKCGVERITLFDPTSNPVQIAAEVKNFNPADHGISPKKASRMGRFTQFLLAASHEAVRDANLCREILEDEKTGVIAGSAIGGMDVIDQSFNLYVESGKRKISPFDVARLIPNECVANVSMELGITGCAWVVSSACASGTDAVGTALKAIRYGDLDVCLAGGAESCVTDYAIKGFASMRALTTRFNDCPQKASRPFDKARSGFVMGEGGAVLVLEELEHAKARGAKIYAELAGYGASADAYHITSPRPNGDMCARAVRHALRDAGVLAEDVDYYNAHGTSTVMNDSTESQMLLNVFGNHAKMKMKISSTKGMTGHCIGAAGALEAVISTMAIHDSFYPANINCDNQDEACDINLVDGKGFAGNIDCAVSASLGFGGHNGALVLKKFKG from the coding sequence ATGGAAAAAAGAAGAGTTGTTATTACAGGTATGGGTGCCGTTTCACCTCTCGGTCACAATGTAGGCGAATTGTGGAATGCCATTAAGAATTGTAAATGTGGTGTTGAAAGGATAACTCTTTTTGATCCGACTTCTAACCCGGTGCAGATTGCGGCCGAGGTGAAAAATTTTAATCCTGCTGACCATGGAATTTCTCCGAAGAAGGCTTCTCGCATGGGACGCTTTACTCAGTTCCTTCTGGCGGCTTCCCATGAGGCTGTGAGGGATGCGAATCTTTGCCGTGAAATTCTTGAAGATGAAAAGACGGGTGTCATTGCGGGAAGTGCGATTGGCGGCATGGATGTAATTGACCAGTCCTTCAATCTGTATGTGGAATCCGGAAAAAGAAAAATTTCTCCGTTTGATGTGGCGAGACTTATTCCCAATGAATGTGTCGCCAACGTTTCTATGGAGCTGGGGATTACAGGTTGCGCCTGGGTGGTTTCGTCTGCCTGTGCTTCGGGGACGGACGCGGTGGGAACCGCTCTCAAGGCAATCCGCTATGGCGATCTGGATGTCTGTCTTGCCGGTGGTGCAGAAAGCTGCGTTACGGATTATGCTATTAAGGGCTTTGCCAGTATGCGGGCCCTGACGACCCGTTTTAACGATTGTCCGCAAAAGGCTTCCCGCCCCTTTGATAAGGCTCGCTCTGGATTTGTAATGGGGGAAGGTGGTGCAGTTCTGGTTCTAGAAGAACTTGAACATGCCAAGGCCCGCGGGGCAAAAATTTATGCGGAGTTGGCCGGCTATGGTGCAAGCGCCGATGCCTATCATATTACTTCACCAAGGCCCAATGGTGATATGTGCGCCAGGGCTGTACGCCATGCCTTGCGTGATGCGGGTGTTCTCGCCGAGGATGTCGATTACTACAATGCTCACGGAACTTCTACCGTGATGAATGACTCGACGGAATCTCAAATGCTGCTGAATGTTTTTGGTAATCATGCTAAAATGAAAATGAAAATTTCCAGCACCAAGGGGATGACGGGCCATTGCATTGGTGCCGCTGGCGCTTTGGAAGCGGTGATTTCGACCATGGCCATTCATGATTCCTTCTATCCTGCGAATATCAATTGCGATAACCAGGATGAGGCCTGCGATATCAACCTGGTGGATGGTAAGGGTTTTGCTGGGAATATCGATTGTGCGGTTTCTGCTTCGCTTGGCTTTGGCGGACACAACGGCGCCTTGGTTCTGAAAAAATTCAAGGGCTAG
- a CDS encoding Na+/H+ antiporter NhaC family protein has protein sequence MVELIILAVFCVALFASLLTGAPLLYALAFGLVLFAGYGVRCCGLRETLKMCWNGVKTARGILLLFVLLGLLTSMWRAAGTIPTVVSFAVELIRPEIFVLLTFVLNSAMSLLTGTALGTAATMGVICATIGRSMGMDGVSDSAWIGGAVLAGVYFGNRISPISSMALLTAGITKTDIYQNIRDMVRTTWLPFLMSCVVYFAAGMNVDVTAGVAGASGVVGTSGVPNVAELFAKDFSLSLWSLMPAAVIVVLSVARVRTSLVLLWSSASAFVLALVIENQTFIDLLKSIIFGYKTTVPEIAKMVNGGGLLSMVNVFLIVVIAGCCGGIFKGTSLLQPVKSRIEKMSQNTNPFVATLACASLVSCVVCNQTLTIILTNQMTENLGAKNQALNLYDTAVTVIALVPWSVATVIVLNAVQAPNSAVLCACFLYLVPVCRVMIGLCGKKGGVNGDFF, from the coding sequence TTGGTTGAATTAATTATTCTTGCTGTTTTCTGCGTAGCGTTGTTTGCGTCCCTTTTGACGGGCGCTCCTTTGCTGTACGCGCTGGCCTTTGGGCTGGTACTTTTTGCGGGCTACGGTGTGCGTTGTTGCGGCCTTCGCGAAACTTTGAAAATGTGCTGGAATGGCGTGAAGACGGCCCGCGGCATTCTGCTGTTGTTTGTTCTGCTGGGACTCTTGACTTCTATGTGGCGTGCTGCGGGAACGATCCCTACGGTGGTCAGTTTTGCGGTGGAATTGATTCGTCCTGAAATTTTTGTGCTGCTGACTTTCGTGTTGAATTCCGCCATGTCCCTCTTGACGGGGACGGCTCTCGGAACTGCGGCCACCATGGGCGTGATTTGTGCGACTATCGGACGATCCATGGGGATGGATGGCGTTTCGGATTCGGCGTGGATCGGCGGCGCTGTTTTGGCAGGCGTCTATTTCGGTAATAGAATTTCTCCCATTTCATCCATGGCGCTTTTGACTGCGGGAATTACGAAGACGGATATTTACCAGAACATCCGTGATATGGTAAGGACCACTTGGTTGCCGTTCTTGATGAGCTGTGTGGTTTATTTTGCGGCTGGGATGAATGTTGATGTTACAGCCGGTGTTGCGGGTGCTTCGGGTGTTGTAGGGACTTCCGGGGTCCCGAATGTTGCTGAACTTTTTGCCAAGGATTTTTCGCTGTCATTGTGGAGCCTTATGCCGGCTGCGGTGATTGTCGTGCTTTCTGTAGCCCGTGTACGTACTAGTCTTGTGCTGCTGTGGAGTTCTGCTTCGGCTTTTGTTTTAGCGCTTGTAATTGAAAATCAGACTTTTATTGATTTGCTTAAATCAATCATTTTTGGTTATAAAACAACTGTTCCCGAAATTGCCAAGATGGTAAATGGGGGAGGTCTTCTCTCCATGGTAAATGTTTTCTTGATTGTTGTAATCGCAGGTTGTTGTGGCGGCATATTTAAAGGTACGTCGTTGCTTCAACCTGTCAAATCAAGAATCGAAAAAATGTCCCAAAATACCAATCCCTTTGTGGCTACTTTGGCTTGTGCGTCTCTGGTGTCCTGCGTAGTCTGCAATCAGACCCTCACCATCATTTTGACAAACCAGATGACAGAAAATCTAGGTGCCAAAAATCAGGCGCTGAACCTTTATGATACGGCTGTTACTGTGATTGCGTTGGTGCCTTGGTCTGTAGCCACGGTCATCGTGTTGAATGCGGTACAGGCACCCAATAGCGCTGTTCTTTGCGCTTGCTTTTTATATCTGGTGCCGGTTTGTAGAGTGATGATTGGGCTGTGTGGGAAAAAAGGCGGTGTAAACGGAGATTTTTTCTAA
- a CDS encoding right-handed parallel beta-helix repeat-containing protein encodes MTAVQAFGATYYVAVDGNDKSKGTKEKPFATLKQANSVVTPGDTVWIRGGVYEMRDTSYCERARMSAGVLLTTSGESDDKRIHYFAYPGERPIFDGTNLPIGQALDKTTSSTDLEYTAGILIYASYLHLKGIEVRNVPMKHNSNSGVYVTRCKHVILEQMESHHNAGPGFFVNEGGRGLNGGGHLFLNCDAHDNYDPTGRQGDGENADGFGVHYQYDGDTTKFFGCRSWWNSDDAYDFINQEFPVVVENSYAMGSGYSDYGTKMPKNGNGSGFKMGESTFGGGHHIIRNSVAWKNETFGFYANYTGAGTQWINNTSFKNEQRAFNMASTTFDAEGHRLADVAVLTGDNAHVLKNNIAFPNLNSQVGVCWVKIDDSDKGHDEDCAAGENNTWNLKLDLDESDFESLDDPSMTVTGEDLSKIPGILGPRNADGSIPYVGFLRLKKGSRAIDKGEDVGLEFTGKAPDLGAYEYGLSSTSSIKPIAKSIAKSPRIWGNVTVFDLQGRYQGKFQAEQLHGRSIAETLKRNSQYLIAK; translated from the coding sequence TTGACCGCAGTCCAGGCATTTGGTGCAACCTATTATGTAGCCGTTGACGGTAATGACAAAAGCAAGGGAACGAAGGAAAAGCCTTTCGCCACACTGAAACAGGCTAACTCCGTGGTAACTCCCGGCGATACCGTATGGATTCGCGGCGGCGTCTACGAAATGCGAGACACATCCTATTGCGAACGCGCCAGAATGTCTGCAGGAGTTTTGTTAACCACCAGCGGTGAAAGCGACGACAAGCGCATTCACTATTTCGCTTACCCTGGAGAACGTCCTATTTTCGACGGCACCAACCTTCCCATTGGCCAGGCTCTTGACAAAACCACTTCATCTACGGATCTGGAATACACTGCAGGCATTTTGATTTACGCCAGCTACTTGCACCTGAAGGGAATCGAAGTTCGCAACGTTCCCATGAAGCATAATTCCAATTCGGGCGTTTACGTTACCCGATGCAAACATGTGATTTTGGAACAGATGGAAAGCCATCACAATGCGGGTCCGGGATTCTTCGTGAACGAAGGCGGAAGAGGGCTCAACGGCGGTGGCCATCTATTCTTGAATTGTGATGCCCATGACAATTACGACCCAACAGGTCGTCAGGGCGATGGTGAAAATGCCGACGGCTTTGGCGTACATTATCAGTATGACGGCGACACCACAAAATTTTTCGGTTGCCGTTCCTGGTGGAACAGCGACGACGCCTACGACTTTATCAATCAGGAATTTCCTGTTGTTGTAGAAAACAGCTACGCCATGGGAAGCGGTTACAGTGACTATGGTACAAAGATGCCGAAAAACGGAAACGGTTCCGGATTCAAGATGGGCGAAAGCACATTTGGCGGCGGACACCATATCATTCGAAATAGCGTTGCCTGGAAAAACGAAACCTTCGGTTTTTACGCAAACTACACAGGCGCAGGAACTCAGTGGATCAACAACACGTCATTCAAAAATGAACAACGTGCTTTCAACATGGCATCTACCACATTCGATGCAGAAGGTCACCGTCTCGCCGATGTTGCCGTATTGACGGGCGATAACGCTCATGTACTGAAAAACAACATTGCTTTCCCAAATTTGAATTCCCAAGTTGGTGTATGCTGGGTAAAAATCGATGACAGCGACAAGGGGCATGACGAAGATTGTGCCGCAGGCGAAAATAATACCTGGAACTTAAAACTGGATTTAGACGAATCTGATTTCGAAAGTCTCGACGACCCCAGCATGACTGTAACAGGCGAAGACCTTTCCAAGATTCCTGGAATTTTAGGACCTAGAAATGCTGACGGAAGCATTCCCTACGTGGGCTTCTTGAGGTTGAAAAAAGGCAGCCGCGCTATTGACAAGGGCGAAGATGTGGGATTGGAATTTACAGGTAAAGCTCCAGATTTGGGTGCTTATGAATACGGTCTCAGTTCCACTAGCAGCATAAAGCCCATTGCAAAGAGCATCGCCAAGTCTCCGCGTATATGGGGGAACGTCACGGTCTTCGACCTGCAAGGCCGCTACCAGGGTAAATTTCAAGCAGAGCAACTGCACGGAAGATCCATCGCAGAAACTCTAAAGAGAAATTCACAATACCTAATCGCGAAATAA
- a CDS encoding FISUMP domain-containing protein: MEFYIAAVTAALLFASCDDSTSVNSATDSEQKEFTRIDTVYVRDTVNIRDTISSSDTVTVKDTVTVNDTIIDCTSKDNGDGSVTLTCGDSSQVLYPAICNGRSYDANTQICDEGEIKDVCAGIVYDKEVQLCENGKLYDYFTDPRDRQVYKMVTIGEQTWMAQNLNFRVDSSWCGGGIHKFPMTSR; encoded by the coding sequence TTGGAATTCTATATAGCTGCAGTTACCGCTGCTCTACTTTTTGCGTCCTGCGACGATTCCACCAGCGTCAATTCTGCCACCGATTCTGAACAAAAAGAATTCACCAGAATCGACACGGTCTATGTCCGCGATACAGTAAACATCCGCGACACCATTTCTTCGAGCGACACGGTCACAGTCAAGGACACAGTCACTGTCAACGACACCATCATTGACTGCACTTCCAAAGACAACGGAGATGGTTCAGTCACCCTTACCTGCGGTGATTCTTCTCAGGTTCTTTATCCTGCTATTTGCAACGGCAGATCCTATGACGCCAACACTCAGATCTGCGACGAGGGAGAAATCAAGGACGTGTGCGCAGGCATCGTCTACGACAAGGAAGTTCAGCTTTGCGAAAACGGCAAACTTTACGACTATTTCACCGATCCCCGCGATAGGCAAGTTTATAAGATGGTCACCATCGGAGAACAAACCTGGATGGCCCAGAATCTGAATTTTAGAGTTGACTCCAGTTGGTGCGGCGGCGGAATCCACAAGTTCCCTATGACGTCCAGATGA
- a CDS encoding ZIP family metal transporter, producing the protein MDISHYLPVIYGIGVPFLGTVLGAACVFFMKGNLRPKVQRGMMAFAAGVMVAASVWSLLLPSIESSGDYGKLAFVPPVAGFWAGILLLFLIDKITPHLHLGSDSPEGPRVKMKRTTMLALAVTIHNIPEGMAIGVVFAGWLAGISGAVGAGDVASAGAAGGISLASAVAVSVGMALQNFPEGAIISLPLRAEGETRLKSFGLGFISAVAEAGAAVITILLAGFVLPAMPYLLSLAAGAMIYVVVEELLPEANEGVHFDGVTLLFALGFSLMMVLDTAL; encoded by the coding sequence ATGGACATTTCTCATTACCTGCCTGTGATTTATGGAATCGGGGTTCCCTTCTTGGGGACGGTTCTTGGTGCGGCCTGCGTGTTCTTTATGAAGGGAAATTTGCGCCCCAAGGTGCAGCGTGGCATGATGGCATTTGCTGCGGGCGTGATGGTGGCGGCTTCTGTGTGGAGCTTGTTGCTACCTTCCATTGAGTCGTCGGGTGATTACGGCAAACTTGCTTTTGTTCCGCCGGTGGCTGGATTTTGGGCGGGCATTCTTCTGCTTTTCTTGATTGACAAGATTACTCCCCATTTGCATTTGGGTAGCGATTCGCCGGAAGGCCCGCGGGTGAAAATGAAACGCACGACAATGCTTGCGTTGGCGGTGACGATCCATAACATTCCCGAAGGAATGGCTATTGGTGTGGTGTTTGCGGGTTGGCTTGCTGGTATCAGCGGGGCAGTTGGTGCTGGCGATGTGGCAAGTGCGGGTGCTGCGGGAGGAATTTCCTTGGCGTCGGCGGTGGCGGTTTCTGTGGGTATGGCCTTGCAGAACTTTCCGGAAGGCGCGATCATTTCGCTGCCTTTGCGTGCGGAGGGCGAGACTCGCCTGAAGTCATTTGGACTTGGCTTTATTTCTGCGGTGGCGGAAGCAGGTGCTGCGGTGATTACCATTCTTCTGGCTGGTTTTGTTTTGCCGGCGATGCCCTATTTGCTGAGCTTGGCTGCTGGCGCCATGATCTATGTGGTGGTGGAAGAACTTTTACCCGAGGCTAACGAAGGCGTTCACTTTGACGGTGTGACCTTGCTTTTTGCCTTAGGATTCTCCCTGATGATGGTTCTGGACACAGCGCTTTAA
- a CDS encoding class I SAM-dependent methyltransferase, protein MSKFSEYIGSQFGNPRGVVGAICCVIMNVINRAMYKNTVALVDVKSDDKILDIGFGNGCLLQRLYGKFKCDLYGIDISEDMVNAAMERNKVAADDGKLHLQIGDCCDLPFDEGIFAAVTSINTIYFWNDTAKGLSEIRHVLKPGGIFYNVVYTKEWLDKLSYTKKGFKKFEPEDLISLGSNANFEKVTVKEIVKGKSFVVMFKK, encoded by the coding sequence ATGTCCAAGTTTTCTGAATATATCGGTAGTCAGTTTGGGAATCCCCGCGGTGTCGTGGGGGCGATTTGTTGCGTCATCATGAATGTCATTAACAGGGCCATGTACAAGAATACGGTGGCTCTTGTGGATGTGAAATCCGACGACAAAATTCTGGACATCGGTTTCGGTAACGGTTGCTTGCTGCAGCGACTCTATGGAAAGTTCAAGTGCGACTTGTACGGCATTGATATTTCCGAAGACATGGTGAATGCCGCCATGGAGCGAAACAAGGTGGCTGCCGATGATGGAAAACTTCACTTGCAAATCGGTGATTGCTGCGACTTGCCTTTTGACGAAGGAATATTTGCGGCGGTTACATCTATCAATACCATCTATTTTTGGAATGATACGGCAAAGGGCCTTTCTGAAATTCGCCACGTGCTGAAACCGGGGGGCATTTTTTACAATGTGGTTTACACCAAGGAATGGCTGGACAAACTTTCCTACACAAAAAAAGGGTTCAAGAAATTTGAACCTGAAGATTTGATTTCGCTGGGGAGCAATGCTAACTTTGAAAAGGTGACCGTAAAGGAAATCGTCAAAGGCAAAAGTTTCGTGGTGATGTTCAAAAAATAA
- a CDS encoding alpha-E domain-containing protein, which yields MLSRVANSIYWLARYIERAENVARSIDVNLQLQLDLPGEERPWEPVIQTAGNADDFFKKYAHVSIENALTFLTFDKENPSSIISCVAAARENARCVRERISSELWIAINQFYLKLNDPEMSQQALASPHAFYSSVKEFSQLTVGIIQGTMSHDVAWNFARLGTMLERADQTSRILDVKYYILLPDVSMVGMAMDTVQWNAVLKSVGAYEMFHRRNSNVTPYNVTEFLLLTEDFPRSLRYCLEQAEICLKNIAFPVKSNAESIRLLGKLRSDVAFTTIEEIIRKGLHEEIERTQIRLSELGTQIWKDFFC from the coding sequence ATGCTTAGTAGAGTTGCAAATTCCATTTATTGGCTTGCCCGCTATATTGAACGTGCCGAAAATGTGGCCCGAAGTATCGATGTCAATCTCCAGCTTCAGCTGGACTTGCCCGGCGAAGAACGCCCCTGGGAACCTGTAATCCAGACCGCAGGAAACGCTGACGATTTTTTCAAGAAGTACGCCCACGTTTCCATTGAAAACGCCCTGACGTTCCTTACCTTCGACAAGGAAAATCCCAGCAGCATTATTTCCTGCGTGGCTGCCGCCCGCGAAAATGCCCGCTGCGTCCGCGAAAGAATTTCTTCGGAACTATGGATTGCCATCAATCAGTTCTACCTGAAACTGAACGATCCTGAAATGTCCCAGCAGGCATTGGCTTCCCCCCATGCCTTTTACAGCAGCGTGAAGGAATTCAGCCAGCTGACGGTAGGTATCATTCAGGGCACCATGAGCCACGATGTCGCCTGGAATTTCGCCCGCCTGGGAACCATGTTGGAACGAGCCGACCAGACTTCCCGAATTCTGGATGTAAAATACTACATCCTCCTTCCGGATGTGAGCATGGTGGGCATGGCCATGGATACGGTGCAGTGGAATGCCGTTCTAAAAAGTGTCGGTGCATACGAAATGTTCCACCGTCGTAATTCCAATGTAACGCCATACAACGTAACGGAATTCCTGCTTTTGACAGAAGACTTCCCACGTTCCCTGCGCTATTGTCTGGAACAGGCTGAAATCTGTCTGAAGAACATCGCCTTCCCCGTAAAGAGCAACGCAGAATCCATTCGCCTTTTAGGAAAGCTCCGCTCCGATGTGGCCTTCACCACCATCGAGGAAATTATCCGGAAGGGTCTTCACGAAGAAATCGAACGGACTCAAATCAGACTTAGCGAATTAGGCACTCAGATCTGGAAGGATTTTTTCTGCTGA
- a CDS encoding circularly permuted type 2 ATP-grasp protein, which produces MKFGNYNTEGFYDELCLPDGTPRPAAEPLISRINELPKGELQRRQKVAESAFYDNGITFAVYGNKDGKDKIIPFDVIPRIVSAADWKHLEAGLKQRTEALNCFLTDIYNDRKILRDKVVPESLINTCTAYRPQMEGFVPPKGIWAHITGTDLVRDTDGTFYVLEDNMRCPSGVSYVLQNRQILKRTFPQVFTHCSIRPVDEYCTRLRHALEYLAEGVETPKVVVLTPGIYNSAYYEHSFLAQQMGVDLVTGDDLVVQDKKVFARTTRGLKQVHVIYRRVDDEFLDPQVFRPDSCLGVPGLMEAYKAGNVALANAPGCGVADDKAIYTYVPQIIKYYLGEEAIIPNVPTFVCENPKHMQHVIDHIENMVVKAASESGGYGMLVGPKSTKEECEAFKEKIKANPRNYIAQPMISLSRVPCIVDGGFEGRHVDLRPYIVQGKDTYILPGGLTRVALRKGSIVVNSSQGGGCKDTWVIAENEKAPELGQARQWMEQQQQQ; this is translated from the coding sequence ATGAAATTTGGAAACTACAATACCGAGGGCTTTTACGATGAGCTCTGCCTTCCCGATGGAACTCCCCGTCCGGCGGCAGAACCGTTGATCAGCCGCATCAACGAACTCCCCAAAGGAGAACTGCAGCGTCGTCAGAAAGTTGCAGAATCAGCCTTCTACGACAACGGCATCACTTTCGCCGTGTATGGCAACAAGGATGGTAAGGACAAGATCATCCCCTTCGATGTCATCCCCCGTATCGTCAGTGCCGCCGACTGGAAACATCTGGAAGCAGGTCTTAAGCAGCGTACCGAAGCGTTGAACTGCTTTTTGACAGACATCTACAACGACCGCAAGATTTTGCGCGACAAGGTTGTCCCCGAAAGCCTCATCAACACATGCACCGCTTACCGCCCCCAGATGGAAGGCTTCGTGCCGCCCAAGGGAATCTGGGCCCACATTACCGGTACCGACCTGGTTCGCGATACCGACGGCACCTTCTATGTTCTGGAAGATAACATGCGCTGCCCCAGCGGCGTGTCCTACGTGCTGCAGAACCGCCAGATTCTGAAGCGCACCTTCCCCCAGGTTTTCACTCACTGTTCCATCCGCCCGGTAGACGAATACTGCACGCGTCTCCGCCATGCCCTGGAATACCTGGCCGAAGGCGTTGAAACCCCGAAGGTTGTGGTGCTGACCCCCGGCATCTACAATTCCGCCTACTACGAACATTCCTTCCTGGCACAGCAAATGGGTGTGGACTTGGTGACCGGCGATGACTTGGTGGTACAGGACAAAAAAGTGTTTGCACGCACCACTCGCGGCCTAAAACAAGTTCATGTAATTTATCGTCGTGTTGATGATGAATTCCTGGACCCGCAAGTTTTCCGCCCCGATTCCTGCCTGGGTGTTCCCGGTTTGATGGAAGCCTACAAGGCGGGTAACGTGGCACTGGCCAATGCGCCGGGTTGCGGTGTTGCCGATGACAAGGCTATATATACTTATGTACCGCAGATTATCAAGTACTACCTGGGAGAAGAAGCCATTATCCCCAACGTACCTACTTTCGTCTGCGAAAACCCCAAGCATATGCAGCACGTCATCGACCATATCGAAAACATGGTGGTGAAGGCCGCCAGCGAATCCGGCGGTTACGGCATGCTTGTAGGCCCTAAGTCCACTAAGGAAGAGTGCGAAGCTTTCAAGGAAAAGATTAAGGCCAATCCCCGTAACTATATCGCACAGCCCATGATTTCACTCAGTCGCGTCCCCTGCATTGTGGACGGCGGTTTTGAAGGTCGCCATGTGGATTTGCGCCCCTACATCGTGCAAGGCAAGGACACCTACATTCTCCCCGGTGGCCTTACCCGCGTGGCACTCCGCAAAGGTTCCATCGTGGTGAACAGCTCACAAGGTGGCGGCTGCAAGGACACCTGGGTCATCGCCGAAAACGAAAAGGCCCCAGAGTTGGGACAAGCCAGACAATGGATGGAACAACAACAACAGCAGTGA